In Plasmodium chabaudi chabaudi strain AS genome assembly, chromosome: 9, the following proteins share a genomic window:
- a CDS encoding fam-d protein, with protein MKMMNIILSFFILVIFSNVKAATFQGANNRRPQLIRYISVAQPTATFSHCEKRDNKYLYIINNIVHDESENIKYAYEGSKYHWIITDFDISIDNSSRLLKKKLSKKGHEGLIKGSEYFIAYIKDNIKYLVSQYMHKYNFKKRPYATIRKLTKDLKAMIYDEFDKKLKLDLIKYELRPEDREFHEKAKKTFKALVNNSAINFKGYFIKTRDEDYTDLCKHKCLYFDINISKNDGSCDHDLKFLEPDVAESIANRIQNP; from the coding sequence atgaaaatgatgaatattatattatcatttttcatactagtaattttttcaaatgttAAGGCTGCAACTTTTCAAGGTGCAAATAATAGAAGACCACAGTTGATTAGATATATTTCAGTAGCTCAACCAACTGCAACATTCTCACATTGTGAAAAAAGggataataaatatttatatataattaataatattgttcATGATGAATCagaaaacataaaatatgcatatgaaGGTAGTAAGTACCACTGGATTATTACAGACTTTGATATATCCATAGATAATTCTTCTCGACtcttgaaaaaaaaattatctaAAAAAGGTCACGAAGGATTAATAAAAGGTtcagaatattttatagctTATATAAAggataatattaaatatttagtttcacaatatatgcataaatataattttaaaaaaaggcCTTATGCCACTATAAGGAAATTAACTAAAGATTTAAAAGCCATGATATATGATGAATttgacaaaaaattaaaactaGACTTAATAAAATACGAACTAAGACCAGAAGATAGAGAGTTTCATGAGAAGGCAAAAAAGACTTTTAAAGCGCTTGTAAATAATTCAgctataaattttaaaggttattttattaaaacaagAGATGAAGACTATACGGATTTATGTAAACATAAATGTCTTTATTtcgatataaatataagtaaAAATGATGGAAGTTGTGATCACGATTTAAAATTTCTTGAGCCTGACGTTGCTGAATCAATTGCTAATCGTATACAAAATCCATAA